The following is a genomic window from Spirosoma foliorum.
CAAATTCGATAATACACATCCTACATCATATATCATACATCATTGAGTTACTGACTCCATTCGGTTGGGGTGCGATCCCAGCGATGGCCTTTCAATTCACGCAATACTTCGGGCGATAGACCAGCTCCGTCGCTTGCCGCAATATTAGCCTCTACGTTCCGAATCTGGCGCATACCCGGAATGGTCGTGTGTACATCGGGGTTGCTCAGAATAAAGCGAAGAGCCATTTCAGGCATGGTCATGCCCGATGGAATCAGTGGCCGAAGCGCGTCGGCATGATCAACACTACTATTCAAATTCTCCGGTACAAAATAAGTCGAACGCCAGTCGCTGGCTGGAAAGGTAGTTTCTTTGGTGAACGTGCCCGTCAGGGTGCCTTCATCGAATGGGACGCGGGCAATGACGCCGATGTTCATTTCGCGGCAAAGGGGAAACAGATTATCCTCGGGGTTCTGGTCGAAGATGTTATAAATAACCTGAACGGCGTCGATGAGCCCAGTGCGGATGGTGTTCAGGCAGTTGTCCGGCTCCCAACGGTTCACCGACAGT
Proteins encoded in this region:
- a CDS encoding aldo/keto reductase; translated protein: MNYRTFGRTGWQVSEIGYGMWGLAGWTGSDKEEVLRALQRSVELGCNFFDTAWAYADGVSEEILAQLLKNNPDKQLYAATKIPPKNRNWPSKPEFKLEDVFPADYIVEYTEKSLKNLGVDTIDLQQFHVWEDSWAEQDEWQEAITKLTQQGKVRAWGLSVNRWEPDNCLNTIRTGLIDAVQVIYNIFDQNPEDNLFPLCREMNIGVIARVPFDEGTLTGTFTKETTFPASDWRSTYFVPENLNSSVDHADALRPLIPSGMTMPEMALRFILSNPDVHTTIPGMRQIRNVEANIAASDGAGLSPEVLRELKGHRWDRTPTEWSQ